One stretch of Nocardia fluminea DNA includes these proteins:
- a CDS encoding ornithine cyclodeaminase family protein has product MTLILSHSDVTAVLDRGEVLAAVERAHADLALGTAFVPAPPAMALGGAAFVPMVAAAESAGAAAVKLLADLPANRARGLPVQRSVIVVTSAADGACEALIDGRLVTAVRTAAASAVATKHLARRSSSILGVIGAGNLAVEHTRAIATVRALETVLVWSRSAATVDRFRRATADLGLEVRALDSPQAVTRGADVLCTLTPSREPIVHGAWFGDGLHVNAVGAPPRADHREVDGEAMRRGRVVVDSVGTTLTKSGDTLLAIAEGAITQDAVSTELGEVITGRAVGRRDDRDITLFNSVGIGLQDLAAARLLIDKARANGIGTEVDLTA; this is encoded by the coding sequence TTGACTCTGATCCTGTCGCACTCCGATGTGACCGCCGTCCTCGACCGCGGCGAGGTGCTCGCCGCCGTCGAGCGCGCACACGCCGATCTGGCGCTGGGCACCGCGTTCGTCCCCGCCCCACCGGCGATGGCACTGGGCGGCGCGGCCTTCGTGCCCATGGTCGCCGCCGCCGAATCCGCCGGTGCCGCCGCCGTCAAGCTGCTCGCCGACCTGCCTGCCAATCGTGCGCGCGGTCTGCCGGTGCAGCGGTCGGTGATCGTGGTGACCTCGGCGGCCGACGGTGCGTGCGAGGCGCTGATCGACGGACGTCTCGTCACTGCCGTCCGCACCGCCGCCGCCAGCGCGGTGGCGACGAAACACCTGGCCCGGCGATCGAGTTCGATACTGGGCGTGATCGGCGCGGGCAATCTGGCCGTGGAGCACACCCGCGCGATAGCGACCGTGCGCGCGCTCGAAACCGTACTGGTCTGGTCGCGCAGCGCGGCCACCGTCGACCGCTTCCGCCGTGCGACAGCCGACCTCGGACTCGAGGTGCGTGCCCTCGACAGCCCGCAGGCGGTCACTCGCGGCGCCGATGTGCTGTGCACCCTCACGCCCTCGCGCGAGCCGATCGTCCACGGTGCCTGGTTCGGCGACGGCCTGCACGTCAACGCCGTCGGCGCACCACCGAGGGCGGATCACCGCGAGGTGGACGGTGAGGCCATGCGCCGGGGCAGGGTCGTCGTAGACTCGGTCGGCACCACGCTCACCAAGTCCGGCGACACCCTGCTGGCCATCGCCGAAGGCGCGATCACCCAGGACGCGGTGAGCACCGAACTGGGTGAGGTGATCACGGGCCGGGCAGTTGGGCGTCGCGACGACCGCGACATCACCCTGTTCAATTCGGTGGGCATCGGCCTGCAGGATCTGGCCGCCGCCCGTCTGCTCATCGACAAGGCCCGCGCCAACGGCATCGGAACGGAAGTGGATCTCACCGCATGA
- a CDS encoding nucleoside deaminase: MSELTDIDITHLRRAIDLAGHATALGDRPFGAVAVGHDGAVLAEGVNAVNTTGDVTTHAELVAITLATAAGHAPKLRGATVYASGEPCPMCAAAMVWAGVARIVFAAAAAEFGPILPSDTTFGLTCAEVTASSNVRVEVSGPHLGEEALAVFRAAAKN; this comes from the coding sequence ATGAGCGAGCTCACTGATATCGACATCACCCATCTGCGCCGTGCCATCGACCTCGCCGGGCACGCCACCGCACTCGGCGATCGCCCCTTCGGCGCGGTCGCGGTCGGTCACGACGGTGCGGTCCTGGCCGAGGGCGTGAACGCGGTGAACACCACCGGCGATGTCACCACCCACGCCGAACTCGTCGCGATCACCCTTGCGACCGCCGCGGGCCATGCGCCGAAACTGCGTGGTGCCACCGTGTACGCCAGCGGCGAACCGTGCCCGATGTGCGCCGCCGCCATGGTGTGGGCCGGGGTGGCGCGCATCGTCTTCGCCGCGGCGGCAGCCGAATTCGGGCCGATCCTGCCTTCGGACACCACCTTCGGACTCACCTGCGCCGAAGTCACCGCGAGCTCCAATGTGAGGGTCGAGGTCAGCGGACCGCACCTGGGCGAGGAAGCACTCGCCGTGTTCCGCGCGGCCGCGAAGAACTGA